Proteins from a single region of Anastrepha ludens isolate Willacy chromosome 5, idAnaLude1.1, whole genome shotgun sequence:
- the LOC128863329 gene encoding girdin produces MSIYKSEEESSVLRNNSIYAHAKLPFQYNESAGDFALETFINNLQLDLYRLMNEEAKNEYLEKYDALDMFTAVQEINHELASVKLENHFLTDFLERNDPKMLFGLKQRRTTAEQQRRLTTASISAASAHLSIATPRRSVGSRPSENMSIYNTSQSNYTGTSKKGGLLDMHGGQMDYRLNYKAKCDMAEKATTEIEKRVNEMESKAMQGIKFLNARIEELQFRYNETEETIMNFQLHFLNDKQDLLFLETAGEKQVERKFRKFVNNWLKNARALLSTMRLRITALNESCQQLRSDLITKADLSGILSEVDFEQLIIKRNELLNSLDEKNAHMAGLKSVTGKASLAMSEEKKIMMNLEEESKSIAYKTIDIIKNVSQLERETKCVEEENKKELKVLQTLKEQLELYQAPSVYQYVEKKDELLMLEKEEKMLHRKIYILNVKLNNVSNRCTKMKGHNIGL; encoded by the exons ATGTCCATATATAAGTCTGAGGAGGAATCATCTGTTTTGCGCAACAACAGCATATACGCACACGCGAAACTACCTTTTCAATATAATGAAAGCGCTGGAGATTTCGCTTTAGAAACATTCATCAACAATCTGCAATTGGACCTTTATAGGTTAATGAATGAAGAGGCAAAGAACGAGTATTTGGAAAAATATGATGCTTTAGATATGTTCACGGCCGTTCAGGAAATAAACCACGAGTTAGCTTCAGTTAAATTAGAAAATCACTTTCTTACGGATTTTCTCGAGCGGAACGATCCGAAAATGTTGTTCGGTCTCAAACAAAGACGTACCACTGCAGAACAGCAAAGGCGTTTGACAACGGCTTCAATCTCCGCCGCAAGTGCACATTTATCGATCGCAACACCACGGCGCTCAGTCGGTTCCCGACCCTCTGAGAATATGTCCATTTACAacacaagtcaatcaaattaCACTGGTACTTCAAAGAAAGGTGGACTGCTAGATATGCACGGCGGACAAATGGACTATCGGCTAAATTACAAAGCCAAATGTGATATGGCGGAGAAGGCTACAACCGAAATTGAGAAACGAGTCAATGAGATGGAGTCTAAAG CAATGCAGGGAATTAAATTTCTGAATGCTAGAATCGAGGAGTTGCAATTCCGATACAATGAAACCGAGGAAACAATCATGAATTTTCAACTGCATTTTCTAAACGATAAACAAGATCTTTTATTTTTGGAGACCGCTGGTGAAAAACAGGTAGAACGAAAGTTTCGAAAGTTCGTTAACAATTGGCTGAAAAACGCTCGTGCACTTCTCAGCACAATGCGCCTGCGTATCACAGCGCTAAACGAAAGTTGCCAACAGCTACGCAGTGATCTCATTACAAAGGCAGACCTTAGCGGCATATTGAGTGAAGTGGATTTTGAACAATTGATAATAAAGCGAAATGAACTACTGAactcacttgacgaaaaaaaCGCACATATGGCTGGACTGAAGAGCGTTACGGGTAAAGCATCATTGGCCATGtccgaagaaaagaaaatcatgaTGAATCTTGAGGAAGAATCAAAATCAATTGCGTACAAGACGATTGATATAATTAAAAACGTTTCGCAGCTTGAAAGGGAAACCAAATGCGTTGAAGAGGAAAATAAGAAGGAGTTGAAAGTGCTCCAAACACTAAAGGAACAATTGGAACTCTACCAGGCACCTAGCGTATATCAGTATGTTGAAAAGAAGGACGAATTGCTGATGCTGGAAAAGGAGGAAAAAATGTTGCAccgaaaaatttacatattaaatgtaAAACTTAATAATGTTTCGAATCGTTGTACAAAAATGAAGGGACACAATATTGGTTTGTAG